Genomic window (Melioribacteraceae bacterium):
ATGGAAAGTAATATTAAAAGATCTTATATATATGCTGGTTTCGCGATTCTATTCTGGTCAACTGTTGCAACAGTTTTTAAGTTGACACTTATTGGGATGAATAATGCTCAATTATTGTTCTATTCCTCATTTATAAGTTTAATCATTTTATTTCTGTTGATGCTTCGGTTTTCGAGAAGGGAATTAAATAATTTCTTTAAATGGAAAGTAATTCAGAAAAATGCAGTACTTGGATTCATAAATCCATTTATTTACTATTTAATACTATTTAAAGCATATTCCATGCTGCCCGCCCACGAAGCCCAACCACTTAATTTAATTTGGCCTATTGTAATCTCTATTTTTTCTGTCATCTTTTTGAAACAGAAATTTTCAGTTAAAACAATTATTGGTCTGGTAATTTCATTTTTAGGGATAGTGATAATTGCAACTAGGGGTGATTTGTTTGCGTTTCACTTCCACAATTTATTTGGTGTGCTATTAGCGGTTTCCAGCGCTTTTATTTGGGCAGCCTATTGGATTCTTAATTTATTAGATACTCGCGAGGAATCGGTAAAATTGTTTGGAGCGTTTTTTTACGGTACCATTTTTACGGGAATATATCTTGCTTTGTTTGATTCCTTCACCGGATTTGAAATTAAATATTTAATGGGTGCAGTATATGTTGGAATTTTTGAAATGGGGATCACTTTTTATTTTTGGCTGAAGGCGCTTTCCTTGAGCAACGACAAAGCAAAAACCTCTACCCTTATTTATCTGTTTCCGGTAATCTCGATGATACTCATTTACATATTTCTGAATGAGGATATTTCAGCTTCAGCGCCAATTGGACTATTGTTAATTATCGGTGGAATATTAATTCAGAGATATGACGAATTGAAATTTAGGAAAGGGTGAAGGTTTGACCGATTTCCTCCAAGCCAATTTTTATGTTATAACTTGATGCCGCGCGTATCATCCAATCAATTGGTTCATTAAACGGTTCTCTACCCTGTGCAAAAGTTTTAGTATGCATGGGAATAAAATATTTGGCGTTTATTTCAGTTGCCATTTTAACGGCTTCTTCTGGATTACAGTGCGCTCTTGTCCAAGGATTATAGGCTCCAATCGGCATCAGCGCAATATCAACATTTTCATGAGCGGCGGCTTTTAGTTTATCGGTATTTGCGGTATCACCGCCAAATAATATTTTCTTTTCCTTATATTCAAAAACATAGGCATTATAACTTCTTCCATCCTTAAAGTACCCTCGAGATCTGTCACGCTCCCAGGGGAAACGCCAACCGAAATGTTTTACTTCATAAGCTTTTACTCGAACATCTTGAATTACCGATTCTTCTCCCCAATCCAAAACCGTTATTGATTTCCATGGTAAATCATCAATTACATCTTTGGTTAAATATGCAACAACTACATCAATTTGATTAGGAAATTTATTTGCAATGGCTTTAAGAGTAGGATAATCTGTATGATCCATATGTGCGTGAGAGAGTAAAATTAAGTCGGGTTTTGGAATTTGATCAACCCTCAACGCAGGCGGGGTAATTCTGGTCGGTCCTATGGTCGATCCTAAAAAGTAAACTCCAACACGATCGAAAAGAACCGGATCTGTAATTATCCATTTACCGAACATATTTATTAGTACAGTTGAATGACCAAGCCACGATAAAGTTATATCTTGATTGCTCCATTCGTTTGGCTGAGGGAAATAATTCAATTTAACAGAAGGGGCCGCCTCTGTATCCGATTTCACAAAAAGGGGGGAAAGTAATAATCCGCTTCCTGTGAGAAAACTTTTCTTTATAAAATTTCTTCTTTTCATAAAATATAAAACAGGATTGAGGAGAAAAAAATTCCTTTCAGCGGTTAATTGATTACTACCTTATTCGAAAGCTCGTTGCTATCATCCTGTTTAATTGGGAAATGTTGTGATAAAATTTTGCCGATTTTCTCAATTCCGAACAATACGCCATCGCAATATCTACCCAATTTAAATTCTGCCAATATCTCGTCTCGAATAATATCCCATGTGTTCTGTTCAACTTTCGAATTAATTCCCTCATCGGCAAGAATATAGAATGTTTTTTCACTAAGTAAAATAAATAATAATATTCCGGTTTTATCTCGGGTTTCATTCATTTTTAGGTGAAAAAATTCCGTTTCGGCAATTTTTCGAATATCTTGTTTCTTCTCGGAAAATTTTCTTTTTTCACGAATCGCAATCCTAATTTCTCCCGAAGTGTACTTCTCGTTCTCTGTAATTTTTTTAGAAATTCGGAGAAAGTCATCATCACTAAAGTAAGTATATATTATCGGCTCCATCTTCTGCGCTTTTTTTGTGCAAAGATAAGGGTTGAAAGTTATAAATGAAACTCTCTGGAATTAAGATTTTATTATATTTGCACTGCTCAAATAACAAATCAAGGATATAAAAATGTACAAAGTAGTATTGCTGCGTCATGGGGAGAGTGAGTGGAACAAACTCAATCTGTTTACCGGCTGGACCGATGTTGATCTTTCAGAGAAAGGATTGGAAGAAGCAAAACAAGCCGGTATTGTTATGAAAAATGAAGGCTACACTTTTGATATCGCTTTTACCTCAGTATTAAAGAGAGCGATAAGAACATTAAATTTTGCACTAGAAGGACTGGATTTATTATGGATTCCGGTTATTAAATCCTGGCGGTTAAATGAAAGACATTATGGAGCGCTTCAAGGCTTAAACAAAGCTGAAACTGCAGAAAAATATGGTAATGATCAGGTTAAAGTTTGGAGAAGAAGCTACGATGTTCCACCGCCACCACTCGAAGATACTGATGAAAGATATCCGGGAAAAGATCCCCGTTATGCCGATATGGATAAAAAAGATATACCATTAACTGAGAGTTTAAAATTAACTGTTGATAGATTTTTACCATATTGGCACGAAACGATAGCTCCAACTATCAAAAGTGGTAAAAAAGTAATTATTGCCGCGCATGGAAATAGCTTGAGAGCATTAGTAAAATATCTTGATAATATCTCCGAAGAAGATATAGTAGAATTAAATATTCCTACAGGTGTTCCATTGGTTTATGAATTAGATGTTGATCTGAAACCGATTAAACATTATTATCTTGGTGATCAAGACGCAATAAACGCGGCAATTAACGCAGTTGCAAAACAAACCGAAAAGAAATAATTTGATCATAGGGGATTAAGTGATTAATCCCCTACATTTAATATGCATTTTTTCTTCTCTTGCTATACTCAATCAAAAAAAATTATATTGTGCACCAAAAGGAGAATGAACAGATAATTTTTACCACATTTTAGTTTATTGAAGGAAGTAAAGATGAAAAAGTTATTTTTTGGAATGTTCATTCTTCTATTCTCACTCACCCAAATTAAATCTCAAACAGTAATTGGAAAATATGCCGGCGAGTTTTTAGCCATTGGCGTTGGGGGAAGGGCTTTAGGAATGGGCAGTGCCCAAACCGCAATTGTTAATGATGTTACCTCCGGTTATTGGAACCCCGCAGGATTAGCAAAAATGAATTATCCCCAAATTTCATTGATGCACGAAGAGCATTTCGGCAATCTTATGAATTATAATTATGGCGCGGTTGCAATTCCTTATGGTACCGATATGAGTTTTGGTTTGAGTATCATTCGTTCGAGCATTGATGGAATCCCCGATACACGTAATGCATTATATGACGCTAACGGTGACGGCATACTAGATATAAGAACTGACCGGTTGGATTATTCAAAAATTACAGAGTTTAATAATACTGACTGGGCATTCTATTTATCATTCGCGAAAAGACAAACGGAAGATTTTTATTGGGGTGCGAATGTAAAATTAATTTCCCGCGATATTGCGGAGTTTTCAGCTTTCGGCATCGGTTTTGACATTGGCGCATATTACAAACCATTGGATAAACTTCATCTTGGCGCAACAATTCAAGATGTCACCACAACATTGGTTGCGTGGAGTACCGGCAGAAATGAATTAATTTCTCCAACTGCGAAAATTGGAGCCGCATATGAATTATCATTTCTCGGAGGAACATTTTTACCTGCAATAGATTTTGATATTCGATTTGAAAATAGAAAAACCGCCTCTACATTTGCTGTAGGCCCAATTAGTTTTGATGCTCACACCGGATTAGAATATAGATACAAAAATATTTTTGCTGTTCGGGCCGGATATAATGATGTTAAACAGTTCACTGTTGGCGCGGGTGTAAATCTGCCAAAACTCCAAATTGATTATTCATTCGCTAGATTTAGTCAATCTGAAACAGAAAGATTACCAGATACTCACCGTATTTCTTTGATTCTAACTTTAGAAGAACCAAGGTTTCTAAGGAGTACCGAATAGAGAAATATTACTCTATGTAAAAATCAATTCTTTTTGCTATCGCGCATTAAACTGATCCCTTAACTTTTTCTCGAATTAATCGATAATCCAGAAAAAAGATTAATATGGATGCCATCTCACACAAAACAGAAATGCCAATCATAGTTGCTGAAACTCCGCCAGTAAAATTTATCAGCGATTCAAAAAATGAAAAACCAATAGATAAAATAGAAATTTCGAATACAGCAAAAGCATTTGCAAAACTCGATAATTTTCTTAACCTGGGTAAAAAAGATAGACTAGATACAAGCGATTTAAACGAGGAAGAAAAAAAAGAATTTCTAAAAATGCTCGCAAAATTATTGCAGGAAGGAATTGTTGGTTATGAAATTTTGGAAATTAATGGTAAACCGGAAAAGCATTATATAGTAAATCAAATCGGGGATGAAAGAATAAAGGGGGCGAAGCTTTATAAAAAGTATTTAAGTGACGGTACTAATTAATTAAATATCCCTTCCCACTTATGTATTAAAGAATCCAATTCGTTGCAAATTGAATAAAAGTTATAAAACTGCAAGCTAAGTTAACCGTCAAAATTGGCAAACAAGTCGGAGTTTAGTGTGAAACTGCAGACAAGGCGTTACGATATAGATTGGTTAAGAGTAATAGCCTTCTATATTCTAATTCTTTACCATTCAGGAATGTTTTTTGTGCCATGGCAATTTCATCTCAAGAACCCTCAAACTTCTGAATGGTTCGAAACATGGATGGCGTTTTTAAGTCAATGGCGGCTACCGTTATTGTTCATGATTTCGGGAATCGGTGTGAGTTACGCTCTTGGAAAAAGAAGTGCTTTAAATTTTTTTGGCGAAAGAAGCCGCAGACTATTGATCCCAGTTTTATTCGGAATGTTTGTGATTGTACCTCCTCAGATTTATTTTGAAAGACTAACACAGGGCGTTGAATACTCAAGTTATTTCGAGTTTTGGAAAACAGTATTTACTTTTCAATCTTATCCTCAGGGAAACTTAAGCTGGCACCATCTCTGGTTTGTGGTTTACATCTTTGTATATTCAATAATCACACTTCCACTTTTTCTTTTTTTAAGAAGCAGTTACTCCGCAACACTTAGAAATAAACTATCAACTTTTGTGGATGCGAATCCGAATACGATTTATCTTTTATGGCTTCCACTTGCAGCCGCATATTTTATTCTGGCTCCAATTTTTCCAACAACCCATAATTTGTTTTATGATTGGTATAATTTTACATTCTCGCTAATCTTTTTTGTTTCAGGTTATTTGATCACTACTGTCGAAGGAGTCTGGAATGTAATAATAGCGCAAAGGAAAAAATCACTTATCGTCGCGTTAATCCCATCATTATTTCTAATCCTTTTTGTATATGGCCCAACGTTCTATATAATGAATGAGGAG
Coding sequences:
- the gpmA gene encoding 2,3-diphosphoglycerate-dependent phosphoglycerate mutase, translating into MYKVVLLRHGESEWNKLNLFTGWTDVDLSEKGLEEAKQAGIVMKNEGYTFDIAFTSVLKRAIRTLNFALEGLDLLWIPVIKSWRLNERHYGALQGLNKAETAEKYGNDQVKVWRRSYDVPPPPLEDTDERYPGKDPRYADMDKKDIPLTESLKLTVDRFLPYWHETIAPTIKSGKKVIIAAHGNSLRALVKYLDNISEEDIVELNIPTGVPLVYELDVDLKPIKHYYLGDQDAINAAINAVAKQTEKK
- a CDS encoding MBL fold metallo-hydrolase is translated as MKRRNFIKKSFLTGSGLLLSPLFVKSDTEAAPSVKLNYFPQPNEWSNQDITLSWLGHSTVLINMFGKWIITDPVLFDRVGVYFLGSTIGPTRITPPALRVDQIPKPDLILLSHAHMDHTDYPTLKAIANKFPNQIDVVVAYLTKDVIDDLPWKSITVLDWGEESVIQDVRVKAYEVKHFGWRFPWERDRSRGYFKDGRSYNAYVFEYKEKKILFGGDTANTDKLKAAAHENVDIALMPIGAYNPWTRAHCNPEEAVKMATEINAKYFIPMHTKTFAQGREPFNEPIDWMIRAASSYNIKIGLEEIGQTFTLS
- a CDS encoding TPM domain-containing protein; protein product: MEPIIYTYFSDDDFLRISKKITENEKYTSGEIRIAIREKRKFSEKKQDIRKIAETEFFHLKMNETRDKTGILLFILLSEKTFYILADEGINSKVEQNTWDIIRDEILAEFKLGRYCDGVLFGIEKIGKILSQHFPIKQDDSNELSNKVVIN
- a CDS encoding EamA family transporter, which produces MKRSYIYAGFAILFWSTVATVFKLTLIGMNNAQLLFYSSFISLIILFLLMLRFSRRELNNFFKWKVIQKNAVLGFINPFIYYLILFKAYSMLPAHEAQPLNLIWPIVISIFSVIFLKQKFSVKTIIGLVISFLGIVIIATRGDLFAFHFHNLFGVLLAVSSAFIWAAYWILNLLDTREESVKLFGAFFYGTIFTGIYLALFDSFTGFEIKYLMGAVYVGIFEMGITFYFWLKALSLSNDKAKTSTLIYLFPVISMILIYIFLNEDISASAPIGLLLIIGGILIQRYDELKFRKG
- a CDS encoding acyltransferase family protein, with product MKLQTRRYDIDWLRVIAFYILILYHSGMFFVPWQFHLKNPQTSEWFETWMAFLSQWRLPLLFMISGIGVSYALGKRSALNFFGERSRRLLIPVLFGMFVIVPPQIYFERLTQGVEYSSYFEFWKTVFTFQSYPQGNLSWHHLWFVVYIFVYSIITLPLFLFLRSSYSATLRNKLSTFVDANPNTIYLLWLPLAAAYFILAPIFPTTHNLFYDWYNFTFSLIFFVSGYLITTVEGVWNVIIAQRKKSLIVALIPSLFLILFVYGPTFYIMNEETELFGIFYGVLKITLVTFILYAIFGYGNVLLNESSKVLSYLNESVYPLYILHQSVQLTIGYYILQLDLGILPKFLMVVIGTFGISFLIYELLIRRVKFMRVLFGLKPSEINRDATIERSSANSVVYEESN
- a CDS encoding PorV/PorQ family protein codes for the protein MKKLFFGMFILLFSLTQIKSQTVIGKYAGEFLAIGVGGRALGMGSAQTAIVNDVTSGYWNPAGLAKMNYPQISLMHEEHFGNLMNYNYGAVAIPYGTDMSFGLSIIRSSIDGIPDTRNALYDANGDGILDIRTDRLDYSKITEFNNTDWAFYLSFAKRQTEDFYWGANVKLISRDIAEFSAFGIGFDIGAYYKPLDKLHLGATIQDVTTTLVAWSTGRNELISPTAKIGAAYELSFLGGTFLPAIDFDIRFENRKTASTFAVGPISFDAHTGLEYRYKNIFAVRAGYNDVKQFTVGAGVNLPKLQIDYSFARFSQSETERLPDTHRISLILTLEEPRFLRSTE